A genomic window from Caballeronia sp. SBC1 includes:
- the yajC gene encoding preprotein translocase subunit YajC — protein MDFISKAFGGGADGAQSSIMSFLPLILMFAVLYFIMIRPQMKRQKEHRNMLSAMAKGDEVVTNGGIVGKVTKVTDAYVGVEISEGTEITIQKAAVTTILPKGTIKSL, from the coding sequence GTGGATTTTATTTCAAAAGCCTTCGGCGGCGGCGCAGATGGCGCGCAGTCGAGCATCATGAGCTTTTTGCCTCTCATTTTGATGTTTGCAGTGCTGTATTTCATCATGATTCGTCCGCAAATGAAGCGGCAGAAGGAACATCGCAATATGCTGTCCGCCATGGCAAAGGGCGATGAAGTAGTAACGAACGGCGGTATTGTCGGTAAGGTCACGAAGGTGACGGACGCATACGTTGGCGTCGAAATTTCGGAAGGTACGGAAATTACCATCCAGAAGGCTGCTGTCACGACTATCCTCCCGAAAGGCACGATCAAGTCGCTCTAA
- the tgt gene encoding tRNA guanosine(34) transglycosylase Tgt translates to MNEANNPADTLEATARPENGLKFELLTTDGQARRGRVTLNHGVVETPIFMPVGTYGTVKAVAPRELEEMNAQIILGNTFHLWLRPGLETIAAHGGLHRFMNWQRPILTDSGGFQVFSLGDLRKITEDGVTFASPINGDKLFLSPEISMQIQKVLNADIVMQFDECTPYATNDVPTPHQDAADSMRMSMRWAKRSVDEFAKGENPNALFGIVQGGMFEDLRDESLAGLTDIGFHGFAIGGLSVGEPKEEMMRVLEHIGPKLPADKPHYLMGVGTPEDLVAGVASGIDMFDCVMPTRNARNGWLFTRFGDVKIRNATHKNSLKPLDETCGCYTCRNFTRGYLHHLHRVGEILGSQLNTIHNLHYYLQLMQEIRDSIENHAFDAFVKQFKEDRARGID, encoded by the coding sequence ATGAACGAAGCAAACAACCCAGCCGATACCCTTGAAGCAACGGCCCGCCCCGAAAACGGCCTCAAGTTCGAGCTGCTCACCACCGACGGCCAAGCGCGGCGCGGCCGCGTCACGTTGAACCACGGCGTAGTCGAAACGCCGATCTTCATGCCTGTGGGCACGTACGGAACGGTCAAAGCCGTCGCGCCGCGCGAGCTCGAGGAAATGAACGCTCAGATCATCCTCGGCAACACGTTCCACCTGTGGCTGCGCCCGGGGCTGGAAACGATCGCGGCGCACGGCGGGTTGCATCGGTTCATGAACTGGCAGCGCCCGATTCTCACTGACTCCGGCGGTTTCCAGGTCTTTTCGCTGGGTGATCTACGCAAGATAACCGAAGATGGCGTCACGTTCGCGTCACCCATCAACGGCGACAAGCTGTTTTTATCGCCGGAAATCTCGATGCAGATCCAGAAGGTGCTGAACGCGGACATTGTGATGCAGTTCGACGAATGCACGCCGTATGCAACCAACGACGTGCCCACGCCACACCAGGATGCGGCCGATTCCATGCGCATGTCGATGCGCTGGGCCAAGCGTTCCGTCGATGAATTCGCCAAGGGTGAAAATCCGAATGCGCTATTCGGCATCGTCCAGGGCGGCATGTTCGAAGATTTGCGCGATGAATCACTGGCGGGTCTCACCGACATCGGCTTCCACGGCTTCGCGATCGGCGGGTTGTCCGTCGGCGAACCGAAGGAAGAAATGATGCGCGTGCTGGAACACATCGGCCCGAAGCTTCCCGCCGACAAACCGCACTACCTGATGGGCGTCGGCACGCCGGAAGACCTGGTGGCGGGCGTGGCGTCGGGCATCGACATGTTCGACTGCGTAATGCCGACCCGAAATGCACGCAACGGCTGGCTGTTCACCCGTTTCGGCGACGTCAAGATCCGCAACGCGACGCACAAGAACTCGCTCAAGCCACTCGACGAAACCTGCGGCTGCTATACCTGCCGCAACTTCACGCGAGGGTATCTGCACCACTTGCATCGTGTAGGCGAAATTCTTGGCTCGCAACTGAACACGATTCACAATCTGCACTACTACCTGCAGCTCATGCAGGAGATCCGCGATTCGATCGAAAATCACGCGTTTGACGCATTCGTGAAGCAGTTTAAAGAGGATCGCGCACGCGGAATTGACTGA
- the secD gene encoding protein translocase subunit SecD: MNRYPLWKYAVMLVALVIGLVYTLPNFFGEAPAVQVSSGKATVKLDSTTLANIENALAADKVTPDEVTFDNSSLNANIRVRLKDTDTQLRVKDLLQKTLNSDPSDPQYVVALNLQAASPRWLTALHALPMYLGLDLRGGVHFLLQVDMAGALNKKLDSNAADARALLRDKNIRDGGVNRVNQSVVVNFADQAAADAARTMLTSGLSELQWATSPGGDGYQVVGTFTPAAQKLAEDSALKQNIVTLHNRVNELGVAEPVIQQQGSDRIVVELPGVQDTAKAKDIIGRTATLEARLADPINTHPGPNDPVPPGDELFTQGNTGPTLVRKQVIFTGDRIIDASSGFDEHQRPSVNIRLDAAGGRAVSSVSRDNIGKPMAMILFEKGKGEVLTVATIQSELGDRFQITGQPSPQAAADLALLLRAGSLAAPMDIIEERTIGPSLGADNIRKGFDSVQYGFAAIAVFMIAYYMLFGLISMLSLSVNLLLLVAILSMLQATLTLPGIAAIALALGMAIDANVLINERIREELRNGAPPQLAIQNGFAHAWATIVDSNVTTLIAGLALLAFGSGPVRGFAVVHCIGILTSMFSAVFFSRGLVNLWYGGKKKLQSLAIGQVWRPAGSDTAAATAAYLANERGDDSAVDQVVMPATRAKAPVPTRSQKQAAPPVRTGKPVVRRRSGPGIEPKKPGSSN, translated from the coding sequence ATGAATCGCTACCCACTTTGGAAATATGCCGTGATGCTGGTGGCGCTAGTCATCGGCCTCGTCTATACCTTGCCCAATTTTTTCGGCGAAGCGCCGGCGGTGCAGGTATCGAGCGGCAAGGCAACGGTCAAGCTGGATTCAACTACGCTTGCCAACATCGAAAACGCGCTGGCTGCCGACAAGGTGACGCCGGATGAAGTGACGTTCGACAATTCATCGCTGAACGCCAACATTCGCGTGCGCCTGAAAGACACCGACACGCAATTGCGCGTGAAGGATCTGTTGCAGAAGACGCTGAACAGCGACCCGAGCGATCCGCAATACGTGGTCGCGCTGAATCTGCAGGCGGCTTCCCCGCGCTGGCTGACCGCGTTGCACGCGTTGCCCATGTATCTCGGCCTCGACTTGCGCGGCGGCGTTCACTTCCTGTTGCAAGTGGACATGGCGGGTGCGCTGAACAAGAAGCTCGACTCGAACGCGGCGGACGCCCGCGCGCTGTTACGCGATAAAAACATCCGCGATGGCGGTGTGAATCGCGTGAATCAGTCGGTCGTGGTGAATTTCGCGGACCAAGCCGCAGCCGATGCCGCGCGCACCATGCTGACGAGCGGCCTGAGCGAACTGCAATGGGCGACAAGTCCGGGCGGTGACGGTTACCAGGTGGTCGGTACCTTCACGCCAGCGGCGCAAAAGCTGGCGGAAGACAGCGCGCTCAAGCAGAACATTGTCACGCTGCATAACCGGGTGAACGAACTCGGCGTGGCGGAACCGGTGATCCAACAACAAGGCTCCGACCGCATCGTGGTCGAATTGCCGGGCGTGCAGGACACGGCGAAGGCGAAGGACATTATCGGCCGGACGGCAACGCTTGAAGCACGGCTCGCTGACCCGATCAACACGCACCCCGGTCCGAACGATCCGGTTCCCCCCGGCGACGAACTCTTCACGCAAGGCAACACCGGGCCGACGCTCGTGAGAAAGCAGGTGATCTTCACGGGTGACCGGATCATCGACGCATCGTCGGGCTTCGACGAACACCAGCGTCCGTCGGTGAACATTCGCCTGGACGCGGCAGGTGGCCGCGCGGTGAGCAGCGTGTCGCGCGACAACATCGGCAAGCCGATGGCCATGATCCTGTTCGAAAAGGGCAAGGGCGAAGTGCTGACCGTCGCGACCATCCAGTCCGAACTTGGCGACCGCTTCCAGATCACCGGCCAGCCCTCGCCGCAAGCCGCCGCCGACCTGGCGCTGCTGCTGCGCGCAGGTTCGCTCGCAGCGCCCATGGACATCATCGAAGAACGCACGATTGGTCCGAGCCTGGGCGCCGACAACATCCGCAAGGGCTTCGATTCCGTGCAGTACGGTTTCGCCGCGATCGCCGTCTTCATGATCGCGTACTACATGCTGTTCGGCCTGATCTCCATGTTGTCGCTGTCGGTGAACCTGTTGCTGCTGGTCGCCATTCTGTCGATGCTGCAGGCCACGCTGACGCTGCCGGGTATTGCTGCTATTGCACTGGCACTCGGTATGGCAATCGATGCAAACGTGCTGATCAACGAACGGATCCGCGAGGAACTGCGTAACGGCGCGCCGCCGCAGCTTGCTATCCAGAACGGCTTCGCGCATGCATGGGCCACGATTGTTGACTCAAACGTGACCACGCTCATTGCAGGTCTGGCGCTGCTGGCGTTCGGCTCCGGTCCGGTGCGCGGCTTTGCGGTCGTGCACTGTATCGGCATCCTGACGTCAATGTTCTCGGCCGTGTTCTTCTCGCGCGGCCTCGTGAACCTCTGGTACGGCGGCAAGAAGAAGTTGCAGTCGCTCGCAATCGGTCAGGTCTGGCGTCCTGCCGGCAGTGACACGGCTGCGGCCACCGCCGCTTACCTGGCGAATGAGCGTGGCGACGACTCCGCCGTAGATCAAGTCGTCATGCCTGCAACACGCGCCAAAGCACCGGTTCCGACCCGTTCGCAAAAGCAGGCCGCGCCTCCCGTCCGCACCGGCAAGCCGGTCGTACGTCGTCGCTCGGGCCCTGGTATTGAACCGAAAAAACCCGGCTCGTCCAACTGA
- the queA gene encoding tRNA preQ1(34) S-adenosylmethionine ribosyltransferase-isomerase QueA — MFTLSDFDFNLPPELIAQTALAERSASRLLDVDNHAAIAAFTDRHFTELPNLLEPGDLLVFNDTKVLKARFLGQKASGGRIEVLVERLTGATTALAQIRASKSPLPGTKLVLADAFEVTVGERVEPFYTLHFPADCLTLIEQYGRLPLPPYIEHDPDSFDETRYQTVYAANPGAVAAPTAGLHFDPALFAALDARGVERATLTLHVGAGTFQPVRVENLAEHKMHSEWYRLPQELADKITSTKARGNRVIAVGTTSLRALEAAARDAAVAGRPLAETSAETDIFITPGYQFRVVDRLVTNFHLPKSTLMMLVSAFAGMDAIRAAYAHAIEERYRFFSYGDAMLLTRQTAA, encoded by the coding sequence ATGTTCACGCTTTCTGACTTCGATTTTAATCTGCCGCCCGAGCTGATCGCGCAAACGGCGCTCGCCGAGCGCAGCGCGAGCCGTTTGCTCGACGTGGACAACCACGCCGCAATAGCCGCTTTCACCGATCGCCACTTCACCGAGCTGCCCAACCTGCTGGAACCCGGCGACCTGCTTGTATTCAACGATACCAAAGTCTTGAAGGCTCGGTTCCTCGGCCAGAAGGCCAGCGGTGGCCGTATTGAGGTGCTGGTTGAGCGGCTGACTGGCGCAACCACTGCGCTCGCGCAGATCCGGGCGAGCAAAAGCCCGTTGCCGGGCACGAAACTGGTTCTCGCCGATGCATTCGAGGTCACGGTCGGCGAGCGCGTGGAACCGTTCTACACGCTGCATTTCCCCGCCGATTGCCTGACGCTGATCGAACAATATGGCCGCCTGCCGTTGCCGCCGTATATAGAACACGATCCCGATTCCTTCGATGAAACCCGCTACCAGACGGTCTACGCGGCGAACCCCGGCGCGGTCGCGGCGCCCACGGCCGGCCTGCACTTCGACCCGGCGCTGTTTGCCGCGCTCGACGCACGCGGCGTGGAGCGCGCAACGCTGACGCTGCACGTGGGCGCGGGCACGTTCCAGCCGGTGCGCGTGGAGAATCTCGCCGAACATAAGATGCATAGCGAATGGTATCGGCTGCCGCAGGAGCTGGCGGACAAGATCACGTCGACGAAAGCGCGGGGGAACCGCGTGATTGCGGTCGGCACGACTTCGCTGCGTGCGCTCGAAGCGGCCGCCCGAGACGCGGCCGTTGCAGGGCGCCCGCTCGCGGAAACCAGTGCCGAGACGGACATTTTCATCACACCGGGGTATCAGTTCCGCGTGGTCGATCGGCTGGTGACGAACTTCCATTTGCCGAAGTCGACGCTGATGATGCTGGTTTCCGCATTCGCCGGCATGGACGCGATCCGCGCGGCGTACGCGCATGCGATTGAGGAGCGGTATCGGTTCTTTAGCTACGGCGACGCCATGCTGCTCACGCGGCAAACGGCGGCCTGA
- the ubiA gene encoding 4-hydroxybenzoate octaprenyltransferase: MLARLPLYLRLVRMDKPIGSLLLLWPTLNALWIASNGRPSPMLLLIFVLGTLLMRSAGCAINDYADRDFDKHVKRTEDRPITSGKIAAWEAVALAAALSLIAFLLILPLNTLTKELSVLALFVAGSYPFTKRFFAIPQAYLGIAFGFGIPMAFAAVQDHVPPLAWIMLAANVFWSVAYDTEYAMVDRDDDIKIGIRTSALTFGRFDVLAIMLCYAVTLGIYVWIGVALQFGALYWIGWAAAVACAIYHYTLIKNRERMPCFAAFKHNNWLGGLLFAGIAAHYAFMR; the protein is encoded by the coding sequence ATGCTCGCACGCCTCCCGCTCTATCTTCGCCTCGTCCGCATGGACAAGCCCATCGGCAGCTTGCTGTTGCTGTGGCCGACGCTCAACGCGTTGTGGATTGCATCGAACGGGCGGCCGTCGCCCATGCTTCTGCTGATTTTCGTACTCGGCACGCTGCTCATGCGCTCGGCGGGTTGCGCGATCAACGACTACGCCGATCGCGACTTCGATAAACACGTCAAACGCACCGAAGACCGCCCGATCACCTCCGGCAAGATTGCCGCATGGGAAGCCGTGGCGCTGGCGGCGGCGTTATCGCTGATCGCATTTCTGCTGATCTTGCCGCTCAATACGCTGACGAAAGAACTCTCGGTGCTCGCGCTGTTTGTTGCGGGCAGCTATCCATTTACCAAACGGTTCTTCGCGATTCCTCAGGCGTATCTGGGCATCGCGTTCGGATTCGGCATCCCCATGGCTTTTGCCGCCGTGCAAGATCACGTGCCGCCGCTCGCGTGGATCATGCTGGCCGCGAACGTCTTCTGGTCCGTCGCTTACGATACCGAATACGCAATGGTCGATCGCGACGACGACATCAAGATCGGCATTCGCACCTCGGCGCTGACGTTCGGTCGCTTCGATGTGCTCGCGATCATGCTTTGTTATGCCGTGACGCTTGGGATCTATGTGTGGATCGGTGTGGCGTTGCAATTCGGTGCGTTGTACTGGATCGGCTGGGCGGCTGCTGTTGCCTGCGCGATCTATCACTACACGCTGATCAAGAACCGAGAGCGCATGCCGTGCTTCGCCGCGTTCAAACATAACAACTGGCTCGGCGGTTTGTTGTTCGCGGGCATCGCGGCGCATTACGCGTTTATGCGATAA
- the recG gene encoding ATP-dependent DNA helicase RecG, with product MPLSDRRLLVAPDAEDAPDAAGEPDAPVQKRKRRRAAGAKTLANLEIATDKIQPLKPAAAPPKPVDKLAKLGLKSDIDLVLHLPMRYEDETSITPIAHLIPGDNTQTEGVVFDNEIAYRPRRQLLVKIHDDAGDELTLRFLNFYGSQVKQMAIGVRLRVRGDVRGGFFGMEMVHPAVRPVDEDTPLPQALTPVYPSTAGVSQAYLRKAIDSALSRVHLPELLPEKIDRAHLQPLNVPALLDAVRTLHHPHADSDENALIDGTHPAWTRIKFEELLAQQLSLKRAHEERRTRAAPMMPRLQDVPESLVARFLATLPFKLTGAQERVCAEISGELMLPHPMQRLLQGDVGSGKTIVAALAAAQAIDAGYQAALMAPTEILAEQHARKLRAWLEPLGVTVAWLAGSLKAKEKRAALEAAASGAAQLVIGTHAIIQEAVEFARLGFVIVDEQHRFGVAQRLALRAKAHNAADGVNNFQPHQLMMSATPIPRTLAMTYYADLDVSTIDELPPGRTPILTKLVADNRREEVIARVREAALTGRQVYWVCPLIEESETLQLQTAVETYETLVAALPELRIGLVHGRLPPAEKAAVMDAFTRAEVQLLVATTVIEVGVDVPNASLMVIEHAERFGLAQLHQLRGRVGRGSAASVCVLMYAGPLSQTARARLQTMRETTDGFEIARRDLEIRGPGEFLGARQSGAAMLRFASLENDGWLIEPARAAADQMLAQFPEAVTNHLARWLGAREQYLKA from the coding sequence ATGCCCTTGTCCGACCGCCGTTTGCTCGTTGCTCCCGACGCTGAAGACGCTCCCGATGCAGCCGGTGAACCCGACGCGCCTGTTCAAAAGCGCAAGCGCCGGCGAGCGGCGGGCGCGAAAACGCTCGCGAATCTGGAGATCGCCACAGACAAGATCCAGCCGCTAAAACCCGCCGCCGCGCCGCCCAAACCCGTCGATAAACTCGCCAAGCTCGGCCTGAAATCGGATATCGACCTCGTGCTGCATCTGCCGATGCGCTACGAGGACGAAACCAGCATCACGCCAATTGCCCATCTGATCCCCGGCGACAACACGCAGACCGAAGGCGTGGTGTTCGACAACGAGATCGCGTACCGGCCGCGTCGACAGTTGCTGGTCAAGATCCACGACGACGCCGGCGACGAACTCACGCTGCGTTTTCTCAATTTCTACGGTTCGCAGGTCAAGCAGATGGCTATCGGCGTGCGCCTGCGGGTGCGTGGCGATGTTCGCGGCGGTTTTTTTGGCATGGAGATGGTGCACCCGGCGGTGCGTCCGGTGGATGAAGACACGCCGCTGCCGCAAGCGTTGACGCCGGTGTATCCGAGCACGGCGGGGGTATCGCAGGCGTATTTGCGCAAGGCTATCGACAGCGCGTTGTCGCGGGTTCATCTGCCGGAGTTGCTGCCGGAAAAAATCGACCGGGCGCATCTGCAGCCGCTTAACGTGCCGGCGTTGCTCGATGCCGTTAGAACCCTGCATCATCCGCACGCCGATTCCGATGAAAACGCGTTGATCGACGGCACGCATCCGGCGTGGACGCGCATCAAGTTCGAGGAATTGCTCGCGCAGCAGTTGTCGCTCAAACGCGCGCATGAGGAGCGCCGCACGCGCGCCGCGCCAATGATGCCGCGGTTACAGGATGTGCCCGAATCGTTGGTCGCACGGTTTCTGGCTACGCTGCCGTTCAAGCTCACCGGCGCGCAGGAACGTGTGTGCGCCGAAATATCCGGCGAACTCATGCTGCCTCATCCAATGCAGCGCCTTTTGCAAGGCGATGTGGGCAGCGGCAAGACGATCGTGGCGGCGCTTGCTGCCGCGCAGGCTATTGACGCCGGTTATCAGGCCGCGTTGATGGCGCCGACCGAAATCCTCGCCGAACAACACGCGCGCAAGCTGCGTGCTTGGTTGGAGCCGCTGGGCGTGACGGTGGCGTGGCTCGCCGGCAGCCTGAAGGCGAAGGAAAAACGCGCGGCGCTGGAAGCGGCGGCATCGGGGGCGGCGCAGCTTGTGATTGGCACGCACGCGATCATTCAGGAAGCTGTTGAGTTTGCGCGGCTGGGGTTTGTGATCGTCGATGAACAGCATCGGTTTGGTGTGGCTCAGCGGCTTGCGTTGCGGGCCAAGGCGCATAACGCCGCCGATGGTGTGAACAACTTCCAGCCGCATCAACTGATGATGTCGGCCACGCCCATTCCGCGCACGCTCGCCATGACGTATTACGCGGATCTCGATGTATCGACTATTGATGAATTGCCGCCGGGGCGCACGCCGATCCTGACCAAACTCGTCGCCGATAACCGGCGGGAAGAGGTGATCGCCCGCGTGCGTGAAGCGGCGCTGACTGGGCGGCAAGTATATTGGGTGTGTCCGCTGATCGAAGAGAGCGAGACGCTGCAATTGCAGACGGCGGTGGAGACGTACGAGACGCTTGTAGCCGCGTTACCGGAGTTGCGTATAGGGCTCGTGCATGGGCGTTTGCCGCCGGCAGAAAAGGCCGCCGTCATGGATGCGTTCACGCGTGCCGAGGTCCAGTTGCTGGTCGCGACAACGGTGATCGAAGTGGGCGTGGACGTACCGAATGCCTCGCTGATGGTGATTGAGCACGCCGAGCGCTTTGGCCTGGCGCAGCTTCACCAGTTGCGTGGCCGCGTGGGGCGGGGCAGCGCGGCTTCAGTGTGCGTGCTGATGTATGCCGGGCCGTTGTCGCAGACGGCGCGCGCCCGTTTGCAGACCATGCGCGAAACCACCGATGGCTTTGAAATCGCCCGTCGTGACCTGGAGATTCGCGGTCCTGGCGAATTCCTTGGTGCGCGTCAGTCGGGTGCGGCGATGCTGCGTTTTGCCAGCCTTGAAAATGATGGCTGGCTGATCGAACCGGCGCGCGCGGCAGCGGACCAGATGCTGGCCCAGTTCCCCGAAGCGGTGACGAATCACTTGGCGCGATGGCTTGGCGCGCGCGAGCAATATCTGAAAGCTTGA
- a CDS encoding Dps family protein, translated as MAKKIASPAVNIGISDKDRKKIADGLSHLLADTYTLYLKTHNFHWNVTGPMFNTLHLMFEGQYTELALAVDSIAERIRALGVYAPGSYREFAKLSSIPEADGIPVAEEMIRQLVEGQEAVVRTARAIFPLTDSANDEPTADLLTQRMQIHEKTAWMLRAMLGQ; from the coding sequence ATGGCGAAGAAAATCGCATCACCGGCTGTGAACATCGGTATCAGCGACAAAGACCGCAAGAAGATCGCCGATGGTTTGTCGCATCTATTGGCCGATACCTACACGCTGTATTTGAAGACCCATAATTTTCACTGGAACGTCACGGGGCCAATGTTCAACACGCTCCATTTGATGTTCGAAGGGCAATACACGGAACTGGCGCTGGCAGTGGATTCAATCGCTGAACGTATTCGCGCGCTGGGCGTGTACGCGCCGGGTAGCTATCGTGAATTCGCGAAACTGTCTTCCATTCCCGAAGCAGATGGCATTCCGGTAGCCGAAGAAATGATTCGCCAGTTGGTGGAAGGCCAGGAAGCAGTTGTGCGCACGGCGCGCGCGATTTTCCCGCTGACCGATAGCGCCAACGATGAGCCGACGGCTGATTTGCTCACGCAGCGCATGCAGATTCACGAAAAGACCGCGTGGATGTTGCGAGCAATGCTGGGACAGTGA
- a CDS encoding catalase, producing the protein MTNRILTTAAGAPVGDNQNSITAGPRGPIALQDFWLLEKLAHFDREVIPERRVHAKGSGAFGTLKITHDISRFTKAKVFAEVGKETPLFMRFSTVAGERGAADAERDVRGFSIKFYTEEGNWDVVGNNTPVFFIRDPLKFPDFIHTQKRDPYTNMRSNVAAWDFWSRHPESLHQVTILMSDRGIPKSYRQMHGFGSHTYSFINANNERFYVKFHFKSQQPLENYTDAEASAVVGSDRESAQRDLVDNIDRGNFPKWNFRIQVMTEAQAATYRMNPFDITKVWPHKDFPLIDVGTIELNRNAGNYFADVEQAAFTPANVVPGIGFSPDRLLQGRLFSYGDAHRYRLGINHHQIPVNAPKTAVQNSFHRDGGMRTDGNSGGRVNYEPNRFGDFAQDPSVNEPALAAGAVERYNHREDTDYYSQPGALFRLFDDAQKQRFFGNIARHIFGVPNEIVAVQIEHFRRADPAYAAGVVAALAALGQKVEVVEGVDANAEAAMK; encoded by the coding sequence ATGACCAATCGCATCCTCACCACTGCAGCAGGCGCGCCTGTCGGCGATAACCAGAACTCGATAACCGCCGGTCCGCGCGGTCCGATCGCGCTGCAGGATTTCTGGCTGCTCGAGAAGCTCGCGCATTTTGACCGCGAAGTGATCCCTGAGCGCCGTGTGCATGCCAAAGGATCGGGCGCGTTCGGCACGCTCAAGATCACGCACGATATCTCGCGCTTCACGAAAGCCAAGGTGTTCGCGGAAGTTGGCAAGGAAACGCCGTTGTTCATGCGCTTTTCGACCGTTGCCGGCGAACGCGGCGCGGCTGACGCCGAGCGCGACGTGCGCGGCTTCTCGATCAAGTTCTATACGGAAGAAGGTAACTGGGACGTGGTCGGCAACAACACGCCGGTGTTTTTTATCCGCGATCCGCTGAAATTTCCTGACTTCATCCATACGCAAAAGCGCGATCCGTACACCAACATGCGCAGCAACGTGGCGGCGTGGGACTTCTGGTCGCGGCATCCGGAGTCGTTGCATCAGGTCACCATCCTGATGAGCGATCGCGGGATTCCGAAGAGCTACAGGCAGATGCATGGCTTCGGCTCGCACACGTATTCGTTCATCAACGCGAACAACGAGCGCTTCTATGTGAAGTTCCACTTCAAGTCGCAGCAGCCACTCGAGAATTACACCGATGCCGAAGCGTCTGCGGTCGTGGGCAGCGATCGGGAAAGCGCGCAGCGCGATCTGGTGGACAATATTGATCGCGGTAATTTTCCGAAGTGGAATTTCCGCATCCAGGTGATGACGGAAGCGCAAGCCGCGACGTATCGCATGAATCCGTTCGATATCACCAAGGTCTGGCCGCACAAGGATTTCCCGCTGATCGACGTGGGCACGATCGAGTTGAATCGCAACGCGGGCAATTATTTTGCCGATGTCGAGCAGGCCGCTTTCACGCCCGCGAACGTGGTGCCGGGCATTGGCTTCTCGCCTGACCGCTTGTTGCAAGGGCGCTTGTTCTCGTATGGCGATGCGCATCGGTATCGTCTTGGCATCAATCACCATCAGATTCCGGTGAACGCGCCTAAGACCGCCGTGCAGAACTCGTTTCATCGCGATGGCGGCATGCGCACCGATGGCAACAGCGGCGGCCGCGTGAACTACGAGCCGAACCGCTTCGGCGACTTCGCGCAGGACCCGAGCGTGAACGAGCCGGCGTTGGCGGCGGGAGCGGTGGAGCGTTACAACCATCGTGAAGACACGGATTACTACAGCCAGCCGGGCGCGCTGTTCCGTCTCTTCGACGACGCGCAAAAGCAGCGCTTCTTTGGCAACATCGCACGGCACATTTTCGGCGTGCCGAACGAGATTGTCGCGGTGCAGATCGAGCACTTCCGGCGTGCCGATCCGGCGTATGCGGCGGGTGTTGTAGCGGCGCTGGCGGCGTTGGGCCAGAAGGTTGAAGTGGTTGAAGGGGTTGACGCGAACGCTGAAGCCGCAATGAAGTAA
- a CDS encoding hydrogen peroxide-inducible genes activator, producing MTLTELKYIVAVARERHFGRAAEACFVSQPTLSVAIKKLEDELNVQIFERGTSEVSVTPIGEQIVTQAQRVLEQTLAIKEIAKQGKDPLVGPLRLGVIYTIGPYLLPTLVKQMIKRVPQMPLMLQENYTLKLIELLKQGEIDVAIMALPFPETGLMVRPLFDEPFVVAMPAGHPWENRPKINADDLKLETMLLLGSGHCFRDHVLGVCPELMRFSQNADGIQKTFEGSSLETIRHMVASGVGITVLPRMSVMEVKPHAGGVDAGLLSYVPFDDPIPDRRVVLAWRKSFTRMPAIEAICDAIAACNIPGVTRLELPAAVN from the coding sequence ATGACCCTTACCGAATTGAAGTACATCGTTGCGGTGGCCCGCGAGCGGCATTTTGGCCGTGCGGCCGAGGCATGTTTCGTGAGTCAGCCGACCTTGTCGGTAGCAATCAAGAAGCTGGAAGATGAACTGAACGTGCAGATTTTCGAGCGCGGCACCAGCGAAGTCAGTGTCACGCCAATTGGCGAACAGATCGTCACACAAGCGCAGCGTGTTCTTGAACAAACCCTCGCCATCAAGGAAATCGCCAAGCAGGGCAAAGACCCGCTGGTCGGACCGTTGCGCCTGGGCGTGATCTATACCATTGGGCCGTATCTACTGCCCACGCTCGTCAAGCAGATGATCAAGCGCGTCCCGCAGATGCCGCTGATGCTGCAGGAAAACTACACGCTCAAGCTGATCGAACTGCTGAAGCAGGGCGAAATCGATGTCGCCATCATGGCGCTGCCGTTTCCGGAAACGGGCCTGATGGTGCGTCCGCTATTCGACGAACCGTTTGTTGTCGCCATGCCGGCGGGCCATCCGTGGGAAAACCGGCCCAAGATCAATGCCGATGACCTGAAGCTGGAAACCATGCTGCTGCTGGGCAGCGGCCATTGTTTTCGCGATCACGTGCTCGGCGTATGTCCTGAATTGATGCGTTTTTCGCAGAACGCAGACGGAATCCAGAAGACGTTCGAAGGGTCATCGCTGGAAACCATCCGGCATATGGTTGCCAGCGGCGTTGGCATTACCGTGCTGCCGCGGATGTCGGTGATGGAAGTGAAACCGCACGCAGGCGGTGTGGATGCCGGTTTGCTGAGCTACGTTCCCTTCGATGACCCGATTCCGGACCGGCGCGTCGTGCTGGCGTGGCGCAAGAGCTTCACGCGGATGCCGGCTATCGAAGCCATTTGCGACGCAATCGCCGCCTGCAATATCCCGGGTGTCACGCGGCTAGAGTTGCCCGCCGCCGTCAACTAA